Proteins encoded in a region of the Fusarium falciforme chromosome 6, complete sequence genome:
- a CDS encoding MFS domain-containing protein, producing the protein MTGENQMKLDHKVGSATEAAALADSLSASVSRARRDDSITQIASNSHDHTVSEKSPPAQNFNADSNNLSENGNNNNSNDDDADSTDPKDELRLSKVRCIALVATVTGASFLNLMDTTSFKHYFSQTLSGQSVVIILPSIGKALDIPNSRQQWIVSSYLPTFGCFLLLWGRIADIYGKRLIFILGSTWVTICCAANAFIPTEIAFDLFRGLHGLGAAANVPTALGILGTTFPSGKAKNYAFSAYAAGAPLGSVFGTLLSGLIAQWASWKWVFRTLAIIAGMISVAGIFCIPPSPPPLRPAHESHRAKTAAIDWIGAILITCGLLALMFALIEGNVVGWGTLWIPVLIVVSLLTIIAFFFWQRYLEKKMTRSPLVKVSIFNLHFTSVMIIMGLFSGAFNNYMIYATYYFQDYQGLSPFQTMLRFIPTGVGGIIIAFIVARLLDRVPTFFILVIGHLCVSIAALLYAVPIPPTTSYFAWGLPAMVLSVIGADTAWPCFTLFTSHSLSAEDQAVGGALINASGMFGRAIALAIATAVQTSVMAKDRGVDVIDAGPVEEWDAPSLKGLRAAGWVSFVIACMALALVVIVFRGMEIIGKAPARPETAEGVINDGDTETGDRRD; encoded by the exons ATGACGGGCGAAAACCAAATGAAACTAGACCACAAAGTCGGTTCTGCGACTGAAGCTGCCGCTCTTGCGGATTCTCTATCGGCTTCCGTCTCTAGGGCCCGCCGGGACGACAGCATCACGCAAATAGCTTCCAACAGCCACGATCATACAGTCTCGGAAAAGTCACCGCCGGCTCAGAACTTCAATGCCGACTCCAACAATCTGTCTGAGAATGGAAATAACAATAATAGTAATGACGATGACGCCGATTCAACTGATCCCAAGGACGAGCTGAGGTTATCCAAGGTGAGGTGTATTGCTCTTGTTGCAACTGTCACGGGTGCCTCATTCCTCAAT CTCATGGATACAACTTCATTCAAACATTACTTCTCCCAGACACTCTCCGGCCAAAGCGTCGTCATCATTCTCCCTTCCATTGGCAAAGCCCTTGACATCCCCAACTCACGCCAGCAATGGATCGTATCCTCCTACCTTCCAACCTTTGgctgcttcctcctcctctggggCCGCATCGCCGACATCTACGGCAAGAGGCTCATCTTTATCTTGGGCTCAACCTGGGTCACCATCTGCTGTGCCGCCAACGCCTTTATCCCTACCGAGATTGCCTTTGACTTGTTCCGAGGCTTGCATGGACTT GGAGCTGCTGCGAATGTTCCAACCGCTCTTGGCATCCTGGGCACGACATTTCCTTCTGGAAAGGCCAAAAACTATGCATTTAGCGCCTACG CCGCTGGAGCACCCCTCGGCAGCGTCTTTGGCACTCTTCTCTCCGGTCTCATCGCTCAATGGGCCAGTTGGAAATGGGTCTTTCGCACCCTCGCCATCATAGCCGGTATGATCTCTGTCGCTGGCATCTTCTGCATCCCTCCGTCTCCTCCGCCTCTCCGTCCTGCTCACGAAAGCCATCGGGCCAAGACGGCAGCTATCGACTGGATCGGTGCTATCCTAATCACATGCGGCTTGCTTGCTCTTATGTTTGCGCTGATAGAAGGTAACGTCGTCGGCTGGGGAACCCTCTGGATTCCCGTCCTTATCGTCGTGTCTCTCCTCACCATTattgccttcttcttctggcagCGTtacctcgagaagaagatgactcGCTCCCCATTAGTTAAGGTCTCTATCTTCAACCTGCACTTCACCTCCGTCATGATCATCATGGGTCTCTTCTCCGGTGCCTTCAACAACTACATGATCTACGCAACATACTACTTCCAAGACTACCAGGGTCTCTCCCCGTTCCAAACTATGCTTCGCTTCATACCCACCGGTGTtggcggcatcatcatcgcatTTATTGTAGCCCGCCTCCTCGACCGCGTTCCGACATTTTTCATCCTCGTAATCGGACACCTTTGCGTCTCCATCGCCGCGCTTCTCTACGCTGTTCCGATCCCGCCCACGACGTCTTATTTTGCTTGGGGCCTCCCTGCCATGGTCCTCTCCGTCATCGGTGCCGATACCGCATGGCCTTGTTTCACGCTCTTCACATCGCACTCCCTCTCAGCCGAGGACCAAGCCGTTGGCGGGGCACTAATCAATGCCTCAGGCATGTTTGGTCGCGCGATCGCCCTTGCTATTGCGACGGCGGTGCAGACTTCCGTCATGGCCAAGGACCGAGGTGTTGATGTCATAGACGCTGGACCTGTAGAGGAGTGGGATGCTCCGTCGCTGAAGGGCTTGCGCGCCGCGGGGTGGGTAAGCTTCGTCATTGCCTGTATGGCATTGGCTCTCGTTGTGATTGTATTTAGGGGGATGGAGATTATCGGAAAGGCGCCAGCCAGACCCGAGACAGCAGAAGGGGTTATTAATGACGGAGACACCGAAACAGGAGACAGGCGTGACTAG